GGTACACGGCCACACGGGGATCAGTGGCACCCCACACCACCGGAGCAAACTGCACGCCATCtcctgacgacgacgacgacgtcgacgtcgccgccgcggtgcccgactccgaaggcggcggcggcgccagcgcaGGCGAGGACGCGCTCCGCCGCATCCCCTGGCCGGTGCGGGTGACGCTGACACCTGCCGGCGAAGTCGCAGCCGCCGTGTCGATGTCcatatcctcctcctcctccgccagtGCGGGTAACGCGCCCTGATGCTTGGCGACGTCGaccaacgacggcgacgacgcgctgcgacgacggagcggcggcgcggccggggcgtcgtcggcggcgaagaGGAACACGCGGATGCGGCCTTGCTTGGGCTTGCTGGAGGTGGCCATCACCGCCTCGTGGAAGAAAAGCAGCGACACGAGGCTCCACAGGTCGCCGTCGCTCTCCacgtcgtggaggtggaggccctcctctcccgggagCGCGTACCGGATGCGGACGTCGTCGGAGCCGGAGAAGCCGGCgagcgccgccagccgcgtccGGAGGCTGGCGAGGCGCTCCGACAGGCCGACCCTGACGATCCGGTGAACTCCCCCGGCGTAGTAGCACGATGCCGCCGCTGATCCGCCGCGCTGCTTCTGGATGATCTCCCCGCCGTAGCTCACCTTCATCCTCACGGCGGTGCCCGAGTCCGACGTCGCCAGCGACGGTGAAGACGCGCTGCGTGGCAACCCCAGTGTGACGGCACCACCAGACACCGCCGTCGTGGCGTCCTCCTCCACCAGCGCCGGtaacgacgacggcgccgacgcgcTCCGGAGCAGCGGCGCCTCGACGGCGAACAGGAAGACCCGGACGCGGCCGGTCTTGGACGCGTCGTGGCAGAACAGCAGCGACACGAGGCCCCACAGGTCGCCGTCGTTCGCCACGTCGCGGAGGCGGCCGAGGCCCTCTCCGGGTAGCGCGTAGCGAATGCACACGTCACGGCAGCCGGCGAGCGCCGCCATCCTCTGTCTGAGTTCGGCCAGCCGCTCGGATAGGCCGACCTTGACGATGCGGTGGACACCCCCGGCGTAGCACGgtgccgccgccttgccgtcTGGCCCGTGATCGCCCTGGACGATCTCGCCGCCGTAGCTGACCATCATCCTCACCGAGGAGCCGTACTCGCCGGTGAAAGGCCGGTTCAGTTTTATCTCAAGCGCGGCGACTCCGACTCCGATTCCGAATTGGAGTCGGACTCCTCCGATGCCCATTAACAAAACTGGAAAGGATCGGAAGGACACTCAGCTCGTACGTACGAACAGCGACGTGGGCCGTGCTCCATTGCTGCATGTACGGCTATTGTGCGTTTCTGCCCGTGatttcgccgccggcgaagcggGAGGACGAAACGGCGCCACCGAGTGCGGCGGAGCTAGCTCGGCGCGGCTTGGTCCGGCAACCACGAGTGAGGAAGACGATGCACAATAGCCGGATGATGTGAATCGCTGGATGCTGATCGGAGGGCTGAGGGGACGGTCGGTTCTCCCTTGgcagatcatttcccctctctaATCGTGTTGCAGCCTTGCAGGAGATTGGTTGATTCATTAAGGCAAATCATGAAAATTACTTGTGTTGCATGAGATGGATTCAGAAACACTAAGTCAAGCTTCATCCTGTTTCTGTCTGTCGGAAACAGCCAATAGGGCATTGACAAGGATTGATAAACAATGAGTAAATCTTAAAGATAACATAAGTGCTAAGAGTTTAAATTCTAAATGTATAGTTGTCATAACATCTATATTAAATCTGTATTAATGTTAATGTTAAGCATATAGTTTAACAATACTATATCTTAAATCTGTAATTTTATGATAGTTCGatagtatatgtagttttgtgaaattcacTCGTACACGATTAATCCATTAAGCTGAAACAATCAATTACTTTACCATTGATGAACTTAATTTGGAGACACACTTATGCAAACATGGTACGGTCTAGTGCAAGCTCCACCGGGGAGGCACTCATCGTTTTGGtgcctagttttttttttttaagataatggatcgATAacctggcctctacatccaaattTTGGTGCCTACTTGAAATAGTCTACTTgaactacctccgtcccatattacttgttgatttaagtttttttttaaaaaaatttaatcattcgtcttattaaattttttaaaattattatttattttatttgtgacttgctttattatgaaaagtactttaagtattacttatccttttttatatttacataaattttttaaataaaacgaatgatcaaacattgtaagaaaaaaaatgaaagcgacaactattgtgggacggaggtagcATCTCTTTACAATCTGAATCAAACAACCAAATACTACTTTTTACATAAAAGAGTTTTTGTCCGATAATAAATGAACACAATAATAACCAGATTGTCCGATAATAATTTTCTAATGTGCAGTAAGGCTTAGCAAAATgtagaaaaataaatactaaACCCAAATAGCACCAGACTAACAGTTTCAACAATCATATCTGAACTCAGAATTCAAATTTATTCAATATTCATTCTTTTAACGCCTAATCTCTAAACTAATATTTGCTGGCCAATTTAGGTTTTTCAGTTCAAATTTAATTTCTTGAGTTCCTAACTCCAAACGGcaataagaaaaggaaaaaggaaaagaaataaaaattccTAACTCCAAGCAGCTAGCAgcaggggtgaaaacggtacggaaactttccggattccggacctattttcgaaaacggaatctgtcggtcggaattttttcggaaattttcggaaacggaaacgaattcggaaatattttcttgGAAACAGAATTGgaaatgataagggcagtttccatcggaactcggaatcggtcggaaactttccggaaattttcttggaatttcCGGAAATTTCCTCGGAATTACCAGaaattttgtgactgaaatacccttgattctttttttaagaactaaatagtgaataccatggtgttttgctgttatttttttaaaaaatatttgttatgcaaatataaaattacataagaatattttttgtgCTATACtgggatttatcaacaacattactcttttaaacatagataatttattcaattggatttatcagtttcaggggttttttattccgataaattttcgttaccgtattcgcgccggttcgttttcgctccgttttcgatttcgataatattcgattccgttttcgtatctggagtttccgattccgatttcgattccgaaaaaaatatgaaaacaaaaGATGGTTTCCgtcccgttttcacccctagctaGCAGCATACATGAATCGAGGCCACCACCGTTTCTTATTCGTATAGTCTGCACTCAATTTAAGCTCAAAACTAATACATGACCACCTCTAgattttgtattttcaaaacaGGTTTTGTTGTCTAGAAGTTGACAACAATACATGGCCAGCTGTATAAGATATGCATGATTTTGCAGATTACACACATAATTAACATGGTCAAATAAACCATTTCTGGATAACCTCGTGGTTTTCGTGGTAACCGCAATACCGCTGGGTTTCGGTAATCTCTACCAAAACAATAGGGGAAACCCTGATGGGATCCTCCTTTTTTCATCTAAAGCTAGCAATGCACATGCATCAACAATTCAACCTTCAGTAAAAAACAAGCATATTTTACCTCATGTTTCCTGTCAACATATTTCACTTCAGGAAGCTTGCAAAGCATGAGTAACAAAATCAAATTCCCCTCCCAATCAACAAGAATCAACATTTCATTCAATTTCTAcatgaacagcagcagcaacaaccacATTCAAATGCAATGACCattgagggaaaaaaaattaccacATCGAATACAATGAACCAAGGAACTCATCATATGAACATAACTCGTGATTGGATATATTTTCATGGCAGGAGTAACTCATCCTGAGATGGGCATGGGCATTGTAGGCTGAGCACTATTCCTTGAAGGACATGACGGTCTCGAACGCGCCTACCAGAGCCTTCACCCTGCTCTTCCTCTCCTCAAGGAGTTTGCTTTTGGTTTCCTCAATCACATCGTTGCTCTTCGGTTCATCTTTTCTCCAAACCTTGTCCACTTTCGCTCTCGCCTCTTCCTTCTCTGCAAGCTGGGATTGATCATCAGCCTTGACAATGCCTGTTATGTTCTTTGCAATGTCATCAGCACCTTGGCCTCCATTATGCAGCTCATTGCCTACCACAACATCTTTATCTTCAGAGAAGCTCTCCTTAACTTCTTCATTCTTGCTTTGTTGCTCTGGAATGTCAGACGATGGTGCCTGCTGACCATATAGAGCTGAATCAGAAGCAGACATGTCCAAGGGTTTCAGATCAACCGGATCGGGAAGCTGCTCGTGTAAGTGGTCTTCAATGGACGGGGTACTGATGCTCTCAGATTCCTCGAATTGCATTGATGGTTcatcttccttctcctccttgGAGGTTGCAGATGCCGCCATTGCCCTCTGAGGAGCACCACTTCTTGCCTTTGAGCTTGCACTACCACCATTTGCAGATTCTGCTCTTTTCTTTGCAGCGATGTTGCCCGGTACACGTGATGACGACACTACTGTAGTCCTTCCACCTCTTGCAGTCACTGAAGCCGGCGATCTCTGGGTG
This window of the Oryza sativa Japonica Group chromosome 4, ASM3414082v1 genome carries:
- the LOC107277057 gene encoding uncharacterized protein, with translation MMVSYGGEIVQGDHGPDGKAAAPCYAGGVHRIVKVGLSERLAELRQRMAALAGCRDVCIRYALPGEGLGRLRDVANDGDLWGLVSLLFCHDASKTGRVRVFLFAVEAPLLRSASAPSSLPALVEEDATTAVSGGAVTLGLPRSASSPSLATSDSGTAVRMKVSYGGEIIQKQRGGSAAASCYYAGGVHRIVRVGLSERLASLRTRLAALAGFSGSDDVRIRYALPGEEGLHLHDVESDGDLWSLVSLLFFHEAVMATSSKPKQGRIRVFLFAADDAPAAPPLRRRSASSPSLVDVAKHQGALPALAEEEEDMDIDTAAATSPAGVSVTRTGQGMRRSASSPALAPPPPSESGTAAATSTSSSSSGDGVQFAPVVWGATDPRVAVYPLFTCCVPRGIVKTDNEFGLGI
- the LOC4335381 gene encoding uncharacterized protein; translation: MATSKKDPPSRDRAARMSPNLKRSSGIEASSAAGYGPRRARSVPSSPDRKFGAAAAAPAAASGSPDVYRPSLSAAGRSTSARSVSGSSRTQPFPKPTLARVKSERATTAAAASPRPPALAPPASNSLKDMARTAPSASSKAPSTLQKSKLSPRPSPDKAVASLKPITQRSPASVTARGGRTTVVSSSRVPGNIAAKKRAESANGGSASSKARSGAPQRAMAASATSKEEKEDEPSMQFEESESISTPSIEDHLHEQLPDPVDLKPLDMSASDSALYGQQAPSSDIPEQQSKNEEVKESFSEDKDVVVGNELHNGGQGADDIAKNITGIVKADDQSQLAEKEEARAKVDKVWRKDEPKSNDVIEETKSKLLEERKSRVKALVGAFETVMSFKE